The following proteins come from a genomic window of Methanobrevibacter sp.:
- a CDS encoding 2-C-methyl-D-erythritol 4-phosphate cytidylyltransferase, whose protein sequence is MIFATILAGGSGSRMGVTEKPKQFLTLGEKPILIHTIEKFALNDKFDEIIVLTPKEWISHTKDLINRYIPDEKITVIESGNLRIDTVKNAMDYIKENHDSPDNIIVTHDAVRPFVTHRIIEENIQATMEHGACNTIVPATDTIVRSVEGDFVDEIPNRAELYQGQTPQSFKLERLEELYAKLDENQRETLTDACKIFTLNNEPVAIVEGEVSNIKITYPYDLKVANFILKE, encoded by the coding sequence ATGATTTTTGCAACTATTTTAGCAGGCGGTTCTGGATCTCGTATGGGAGTTACAGAAAAACCGAAACAGTTTTTGACATTGGGCGAAAAGCCTATACTGATTCACACAATTGAGAAATTTGCCTTAAACGACAAGTTTGATGAAATCATTGTCCTGACACCAAAGGAATGGATCAGCCATACAAAAGACCTGATAAACAGATACATTCCAGATGAAAAGATTACAGTAATCGAAAGCGGAAACCTAAGGATTGACACTGTAAAGAATGCTATGGACTACATCAAGGAAAATCACGATTCTCCAGACAACATCATCGTAACCCATGATGCGGTAAGGCCTTTCGTAACTCACAGAATAATCGAAGAGAACATTCAGGCAACAATGGAGCATGGGGCCTGCAACACCATAGTTCCGGCTACAGATACCATCGTAAGAAGCGTGGAAGGGGATTTTGTGGATGAAATCCCAAACAGGGCAGAGCTCTATCAGGGCCAGACACCACAGTCATTCAAGCTGGAAAGGCTTGAGGAACTGTACGCTAAGCTGGATGAAAATCAAAGGGAAACATTGACAGATGCCTGCAAGATATTCACTTTAAACAACGAGCCGGTTGCAATCGTTGAAGGTGAAGTCTCAAACATCAAAATAACATATCCGTATGACCTGAAAGTTGCCAATTTCATCTTAAAGGAGTAG
- a CDS encoding NAD/NADP-dependent octopine/nopaline dehydrogenase family protein, producing the protein MKVTIIGGGNIGTLMAAELLFKDYEVCIYTSSPEKWDSQLEVYNNNGQFLFKSDGLEVSNDIETALENTDFVFITYPSSLFKELSSLLLPHIHEGMHVGVVPGAGGAEFQFKDLIKKGAILFGLQRVHSIARLKEYGKSVYMLGRKDKIDIATFPQGHEEFVRKNLEEMFDMSCRIIDNYLNITLTPSNPILHTSRIYSMFKDSMEFDRNILFYEEWTDDSSDMLIKCDSELQKLCGKMDKFNLNEVISLKNHYESFTVPAMTEKITSIEAFKGLTSPMKKDNDKWVPDFSSRYFTSDFAYGLKIILDIGKLYDVEMPNILKIWNWYVDVSENSNFFSLADLEIDNKEEFEDYYFKERLKS; encoded by the coding sequence ATGAAGGTTACAATCATTGGCGGAGGCAATATAGGGACATTGATGGCTGCGGAATTGTTATTTAAAGATTATGAAGTATGCATTTATACTTCCAGTCCAGAGAAATGGGATTCACAATTGGAAGTCTATAATAACAATGGACAATTTCTGTTTAAATCAGATGGCCTGGAAGTATCCAACGATATTGAAACAGCTTTAGAAAACACAGATTTTGTTTTCATCACATATCCTTCTTCTTTATTTAAGGAATTGTCAAGTCTATTGCTTCCACATATTCATGAAGGCATGCATGTTGGTGTTGTTCCAGGTGCTGGAGGGGCCGAATTTCAGTTTAAGGATTTAATCAAGAAAGGGGCCATTCTTTTCGGTCTTCAAAGAGTCCATTCAATAGCCAGATTAAAGGAATATGGAAAATCCGTTTATATGTTAGGAAGGAAAGATAAGATTGATATTGCAACATTTCCTCAAGGACATGAAGAATTTGTCAGGAAAAATTTGGAAGAAATGTTTGATATGTCCTGCAGAATAATTGATAATTATTTAAATATCACCTTAACTCCATCAAATCCGATTTTACATACATCCAGGATATATTCAATGTTTAAGGACAGTATGGAGTTTGATAGGAATATTTTGTTCTATGAGGAATGGACCGACGATTCTTCAGATATGCTGATTAAATGCGATAGTGAACTTCAAAAGCTTTGCGGAAAAATGGATAAATTCAATTTAAATGAAGTTATTTCTCTTAAAAATCATTATGAAAGCTTTACAGTACCTGCAATGACAGAAAAGATTACAAGTATTGAAGCTTTTAAAGGATTGACCTCACCAATGAAGAAAGATAATGACAAGTGGGTTCCAGATTTTTCATCCAGGTATTTCACATCAGATTTTGCTTATGGATTGAAGATTATTCTGGATATTGGCAAATTATACGATGTTGAAATGCCAAACATTCTTAAAATTTGGAATTGGTATGTTGATGTTTCCGAAAACTCTAATTTTTTTAGTCTTGCCGATTTAGAAATTGATAACAAGGAAGAATTTGAAGATTATTACTTTAAAGAGAGGTTAAAATCATAA